In Methanobacterium formicicum, the following are encoded in one genomic region:
- a CDS encoding glycosyltransferase family 4 protein — MKNSKKKYLCIFPKLMNFHLIKDVGLLPYTMGKSFNYDAAILTYNNDDYDYLKAELNSEYLKLIFLNKKFKTETRDVLCYLIKNSRKIDVLQSFHLHDTIGIFSYFLVYKLLNPQGKTYVKLDADDLITSILINKKGVFGFLQKIAIKHLIDCISVESSKQYKKLIETETIPPNKLIRIPNGIYISQKTKIPKKKNYILTVGNLGTPAKATEVLLEAFSKIEKLEDWKLVLIGSIEKSFEEEYIKKYFIENPHLKDKVIFKGYVSDRDKIYKFYSQSKIFCFPSRSESFGIALIEAAYFGNYLVTTDVGGAKDLLKIIDYGELIKQDDSDYLAERLQKLILNPGKLEKNPKKLMKEVNENYNWSNLCKKIYKMIN; from the coding sequence ATGAAAAATTCCAAAAAAAAGTATTTATGCATTTTTCCAAAACTCATGAATTTTCATTTGATTAAAGATGTGGGGCTGTTACCTTATACCATGGGAAAATCATTTAATTATGATGCGGCAATTCTCACTTATAATAATGATGACTATGATTATCTCAAAGCGGAGTTGAATAGTGAATATCTAAAATTAATTTTCCTTAATAAAAAATTTAAGACTGAAACCAGGGATGTTTTATGTTATCTAATAAAAAATTCTAGAAAAATAGATGTATTACAATCATTTCATCTTCATGATACTATAGGTATTTTCTCTTATTTCTTAGTTTACAAACTTTTGAATCCCCAGGGAAAAACCTATGTAAAATTGGATGCTGATGATTTAATAACTTCAATCTTGATAAACAAAAAGGGAGTTTTTGGATTCCTGCAAAAGATTGCCATTAAACATTTAATAGACTGTATAAGCGTGGAATCGTCTAAACAATATAAGAAACTAATTGAAACAGAAACTATACCTCCAAATAAGCTGATTCGCATCCCCAATGGAATATATATTAGCCAAAAAACTAAAATACCGAAAAAAAAGAATTATATTTTAACTGTAGGAAATTTAGGGACTCCTGCAAAAGCAACTGAAGTTTTATTAGAAGCTTTTTCCAAAATTGAAAAATTAGAGGATTGGAAATTAGTTCTTATTGGCAGTATAGAAAAATCATTTGAAGAAGAATATATCAAAAAATATTTTATAGAAAACCCTCATTTAAAAGATAAAGTAATATTTAAAGGATATGTATCTGACAGAGATAAGATCTATAAATTTTACTCTCAATCAAAAATCTTTTGTTTCCCTTCAAGATCCGAAAGCTTTGGAATAGCTTTAATAGAAGCGGCCTATTTTGGAAATTACCTTGTTACTACTGATGTTGGTGGAGCAAAAGATCTGCTAAAAATAATTGATTATGGTGAATTAATCAAACAGGATGATAGTGATTATTTGGCTGAAAGGCTACAAAAATTAATTTTAAACCCTGGAAAATTGGAAAAAAATCCTAAGAAATTAATGAAAGAAGTTAATGAAAATTATAATTGGTCCAATTTGTGTAAAAAGATTTATAAAATGATAAATTAG